DNA sequence from the Sphingomonas bisphenolicum genome:
CCCGTCGATCACGAACTGCGCCGCCAGTGCGGCGAGCAGCACGCCCAGCAGCCGCGTAATCACTGCCTCGATCTTGCGCCCCAGCAGCGCCATCAGCGGCCCGGCGGCGATCAGCGCGCCCAGCATCAGCGCCAGCGTCAGCACCACGGCGCCCAGCACCACCCCGCGCTCCGCCATGCCATTGGCCCGCGACATCAGCAGCATGACGGTCGCGATCGATCCCGGCCCGGCGATCATCGGCATCGCCATCGGGAATACCGACACATCCTCGACATGCGGCTCTTCGGTCGTGATCTTGTTCGCCCGGTCCTCGCGCCGCTGGGTCCGCTTTTCGAACACCATGTCCATCGCGATCATGAACAGCATGATGCCGCCCGCGATGCGGAAACTGTCGAGCGCGATGCCCAGCACGCCCAGCAGCTGCTTGCCCCACAGGGCGAAGACCAGCAGGATCGCCGCCGCGATGCCGACCGCCCGGATCGCCATCGCCCGGCGCTGCGCCGCATTGGCCCCGCTGGTCAGGCTGGCATAGATGGGTGCGCAGCCCGGCGGATCGATGACGACGAACAACGTCACGAAGGCGGAAATGAAAAGCTCGATCATGATCCCGCCTTTACCCTGTCGTCGATCACCGTCTCATAGGCCGCGCCGGTCCACATCCGCACCGTCACCTGCCGGCTGCCGTCGGTCGCGACGTCCGCGGTCCAGATCAGGCTCTCGTCGGGCGGTGGCGGCAATTCCCCCTTCTTGCCCGATGGCGGAGGCGGCGGCATGGCGCCCTGCGGCCCGCGCCTGCAGGTCGCGACCTTGCCGCTCAGAAACTCCGGCGTCGCACGCGCGGTGGCCAGCGTGTCGCCATGGTCCATGATCCATTGCCAGCGCCCCTTCCGGTCGCGCCGCCAGATCGTGGTATAATAGCCGACCGACCCGTCCGGCCGCGTCCAATTGCCCGTGCTGGCGGCCAGATTGCCGTCGCACGATACATAGACGACTGACGTCGACCAGCGAACCGAGGCGGCCGGATTGGCCTGTTTCTTCAGCCAGTCCTTCGCCATCACCTTCTGCGGCACGAACATC
Encoded proteins:
- a CDS encoding YybH family protein, with amino-acid sequence MTARLALLALGAAALVATPSAAKPPPRFQPDPSSVIAAEIAFNRLAQSKGQWIAFAETAADDAVMFVPQKVMAKDWLKKQANPAASVRWSTSVVYVSCDGNLAASTGNWTRPDGSVGYYTTIWRRDRKGRWQWIMDHGDTLATARATPEFLSGKVATCRRGPQGAMPPPPPSGKKGELPPPPDESLIWTADVATDGSRQVTVRMWTGAAYETVIDDRVKAGS
- a CDS encoding MarC family protein, with protein sequence MIELFISAFVTLFVVIDPPGCAPIYASLTSGANAAQRRAMAIRAVGIAAAILLVFALWGKQLLGVLGIALDSFRIAGGIMLFMIAMDMVFEKRTQRREDRANKITTEEPHVEDVSVFPMAMPMIAGPGSIATVMLLMSRANGMAERGVVLGAVVLTLALMLGALIAAGPLMALLGRKIEAVITRLLGVLLAALAAQFVIDGLKASF